A region of Leisingera thetidis DNA encodes the following proteins:
- a CDS encoding TRAP transporter small permease, producing the protein MDKFTKYLLTGLICMVALAQFVQIVTRYLLQVPLMGLEEVMLYPTVWLYILGAVNASREDTHIRANVLEIAINTPRGHTILAIVGEIISLVVGIWLTTWAWDYTLYAIRVWKETPTLYLPTFYSEVAILGGMVLMMIYTALHLVRHINDLRTGGATK; encoded by the coding sequence ATGGACAAGTTTACGAAATACCTGCTGACGGGTTTGATCTGCATGGTCGCCCTGGCCCAGTTCGTCCAGATCGTCACGCGCTACCTGCTGCAGGTGCCGCTGATGGGGCTGGAGGAAGTCATGCTCTATCCCACGGTCTGGCTTTACATCCTGGGCGCCGTGAACGCCTCGCGCGAGGATACCCATATCCGCGCCAATGTTCTGGAAATCGCCATCAATACACCGCGCGGCCACACCATCCTGGCGATCGTGGGCGAAATCATCAGCCTGGTTGTCGGCATTTGGCTGACCACCTGGGCGTGGGATTACACCCTGTACGCCATCCGCGTCTGGAAAGAGACCCCGACCCTGTACCTTCCGACGTTCTATTCCGAAGTGGCGATCCTGGGCGGGATGGTGCTGATGATGATCTACACCGCGCTGCATCTTGTGCGCCACATCAATGACCTGCGCACCGGAGGTGCAACAAAATG